Below is a genomic region from uncultured Sunxiuqinia sp..
TAGTGCTATTGAAAGCACTGGCACGGGAGACAACAAATTAAATCCTGTGGAGTTTTCGTTTTCGGAATCATAAATTATGCGAGTCTCTTTAACCAATGGCCGGCTAACCCCGTCTTGCTCAATTTGCGCTTGAGCAAAGTGTTTCATCAGGTAATCGGGCAAAAACATTTCCTCATACGCGGAAGCAGTTTTATCTGCAGGACTTCCCAAGGTCAGATGAATGCCAAAATTTGTCCATGGCAATACCTTTTGATATTCGTTAGCATGCTCACGAAAAGTCATTCCCATGCCCTTTTCATCCTGGAAAGCAACATTTGCGTCAATCTGATTTACGACAAGATCGCGAACCCGCGTTGCACAATTATCATAAAAAAAGTTGTACCGATATTCCCGATTTTCAGGCTTCGAATTCCAAATCAAAAAATCAAGCATTTGTTGCTTCTCTTTCTGCGTAAGATTTAAAACCTGTGCCTTGATGCTTCGCCCGTTTCGTTTATAGCCATGGTAAAAATCGGCGTATTTCTCGGGAGCCAGCATGTAATCGGTTCTCCCTTTTGCAAAACGATACACGAAGTTGGGCTGGCTAAAACTAAAAACCCCGTAATTGAACACAACATCAAACAGCCGTTGTGGATCTTGAACACGAACTGCTGTGTGACCATAAATAGCGTGAATCAAATCACTGGGGCCACAGGTCAGCACACTAATTTCTGCCTCATCACTCAATTCAAAAGCCTTACTTTTAAAAGGAGTTGCCACAACAAAAAGTAGAATTAAAACAAACAATAATCTTTTCACAACTTTTTTTTATTCAAAAAAAACAAAAAAGCGGGTCTAAACCCGCTTAATCCAATAAAATATTTTTAAAACATCAAATTACACGCAGCCGCCAACACATGAACCGCAACTCCAAAATCACCCCCAGCCGCCAACAATAGCCCCCCATAAAAGCATAACTCACAAGGTCATATCCGTCAAATAAACCTGGCGAACACCAAAGACTTCCGACAACAAATATAGTGAGCGCAGCCACTAAAATGGCTCAAAATCCAATTTTAGACTACGCCCCATAAGTCCTTGAATTTCAGCTTAATTTCACAATCTGTCGCTGTTATGCAAACACCGAAATCACTGGAATAATTCCTTATTTAGACTTATTTAAAATAGCAATTGCGCTTAATTTTAGATATTTTTGTCTGAATTAAAAAATTTTAAGCACATGGGATGTAGTGGATGTAGTATGAATACTGATGGTGATCGCCCCGAAATGTTAGGCACCTACGATTGGTTAAAAGATCTACCAGACACAACACATTTATCAGATATTGTTGAAGTTCGATTTAAAGGAACTCACAAAGAATTTTATAAAAATGAAGATGGACTCCAACTAAAGATTGGTGAACAGGTGGTTGTTGCCACAACACCAGGCCATGATGTTGGGACAATTTCATTGGTTGGAAGGTTAGCTGAAAAGCAATTTGAACGAAAAATTCGGAAACCTGAACGATACCAATGGAACAAAGTCTATCGGAAAGCAACAAGTGCTGATAAAGAAAAGTTTGAGACAGCAAAAGGCAGAGAATATGCCGTGATGGTTCGTTCGAGGCAAATTGCCAACGAGCTGGGACTGGAAATGAAAATTGGCGATGTGGAGTTTCGTGGAGATAATGCCAAGGCGATTTTCTATTATATTGCTGAAGGACGCGTCGATTTTCGGGAATTAATCCGAAGATATGCCCGGGAGTTTCATATTAAAGTTGAAATGAAACAAATTGGAGCACGTCAGGAAGCAGGTCGTGTAGGAGGAATTGGATCGTGCGGTCGCGAATTGTGTTGCTCTTCCTGGAGAACTGATTTCGACAGTGTAACTTCGGATGCGGCACATCAGCAAGGCCTATCGCCCAATGCCGAAAAGATGGCCGGTAAATGCGGCAAACTAAAATGTTGCCTCATGTATGAGCTGGATACTTACCTGGAGGCTCAAGAGGACTTTCCAAATGAGTTATTGACTCTGGAAACCGAAAAAGGCTTGGCTCGTCATTTTAAAACAGAGATTCTAAATAAGAAGATTTGGTATACCATGCATGAAACTCATAGCACCAAGCCGATTGTTTTAGATCTGGAAGATGTTAAGAAAATTATTCAACTGAATAAGCGTGGAAAAAAACCGCCAATTGAAAAATACCTCGCTATTGAAGAAAAAGTTGAGAATGAAATGAGTGTTGGTTCGGTAAATCCCGATTTAATGGATGAATCGAAAAACAGGAAAAGACGTAAAAAGAAATTTTCAAAACGTCCTCATCAGAATCGACGCAAAAATGCAAATACAAAATCTTAAACTAAAAGCCTCGAGGTTAAAAAACCTGGAGGCTTTTTAATTCTACTGGCAATTTTTTACGATCGGTAACAAAAGCCAATAAGTATCCACCACCGCCAGAGCCTAAAAGCTTTAGAAATATCCCTTCATCCTGCATTTGCCTCCAAACAGTTTGAAATTCCGCCGGAATCATCTCCCTCATATTTTCAATCTGAAAATTGGAAATGAGTTTCAATTGCTCAAACAGCTTCTGAAAATTACCGGATAAAAAAGCATTGATAGCTAATTTATTTGCCGGTATAAAAACGTTGTTAAATTGCTTTTTAAATTGAGGGTTCTTCATTTTTTCCATGAAAAGGCGAACCAAAGGTGACGTTGAACTTTGAATAGCCGTATCAATCAGAAAAACGGAATAGCCGGCTTCTGGGGATGAGAATGTTGGTAAAGTTATGGCACTGCCCGAAAGCATTACCGGACGGTTGATAAAAGAAGCCAACGGATCGAAGCCCGAGCTTTTTCCATGAAAATAAGATTCCATCACCGAAAAATCCTTTTTCAAAACCGATAAAATATTTTTCTTCTTTTTAAGCACATCAAAACTGGCCCGGTACTTTCCATAATGCTCGTAAATGGCTGCACACAAAGCACCCGAACTGCCAACACCATATTGAAGAGGAATATCTGAATCGAAAAACAATCCTTTTTCTACATCTCGTTGCAGCTCTTCCAGATTGAGCGGATAGTTCATTTGAAGGTTCAGCTCATGATGAATAAAGTAAGATACAAATTGCTCAAGTTCAGCCTGACTGGCACTGATATCTGCGCCTTCAGAAAATTCGAGACTCCCTGTAAAATAAGGTAAGGGAACTGCCAATGCTTCTGCACCAAGCATCACCCCATATTCTCCAAATAACATCAATTTGGCATTAAACTTCTTCATCACTCAGCTTTATTGGTCCATCGCCAATGCAGTCGTCCAGCCAATTTTTATTTTGAGTATGAACCAACAACTCACTATTGATAAAATCATGAACTGCTTGCTTATCCTTTTCAAAATAAATCAAATGGATGTTTGGACCTGCATCAATGGTAAAACCAACAGATAAGCCTCTTTGTTGCCGAAATTGACGTATTTTTCTGATGATCTCCAAGCTGTTTGGATGCAATAAAATAAACGACGGATCGGAAGTCATCATCATGGCATGCAAACTGAGTGCTTCCTTCTCAATCAATTCGAAAAACCGTTTATGATCTCCAATTTTCATTACCTGCAATAACTCCTTCAGGTTTTTGTTCGCCTGAACAATCCGGGCATCTTTAAAATCATGCTGATTCATCAGTTCATGCCCGGCCGAACTCGATACTTCCTTTGCTGAAGAGTCAACCAACAAAACTGCATCGCGCAAACTACGATAGTCTCTATGAAATCGATTTTGAACGGCAACCGCATTGCAATCAGTAGAATCGGCGAATCCGGCAAAACGTCCCCAAAGCGCAAACGATGGAAAAACAGACCGACAAGCACTTCCGCTTCCTAACCGAGCCCAACGCGATGCCTTTTGAAAAAACTGTTGCTCGGTAAAATTCCTTTGATTGGCCTGCTGTTTCAAATCAACTAGGCAAAGTGCCAATGCTCCAAATGCAGATGCCGAGGAGGCTATTCCGGTTGAATGCGGAAACGTATTCTTGCTTTCAATATAAAATGAAAAATTATTTAGCCATTCGTGCTCCAACGACATACTGGCGAGGTATTTTTCAACCCGCTCGGCAAATGACGAAGGTTGCCCTTCAAATAAAAACTCTACTTTTCGACGAGCAGCAGACTCCATGCGAACACTCGTTTTCGTTCGGGCATTTTTCAGGCTAAAGCTCAACGATGGGTTCACCGGCAGTTGAGCCGGCTTTTTTCCCCAGTATTTCACCAATGCTATATTTGACGGACATTCCCAAGATGCTCGATAAACCTCTTTTTCTTCCATAATCAATTAACGATTATTCAACACCAATTCCTTCCACGGAAAAATTACATGCAATCCTTTTGCTTTGAAATACTGAAACACACTGGACTCATTCATTGTTGTAGCAACCAGGTAAAAATCTCCACCCCAAGCTCCGAGCGATTTAATCTCGCCTTCAAAATCAGCAAAATCAGTTGACTTTACGGTTGGTATATCCAACAGGCCGGAAACCAATTGCTCATGATCAACCATCAGTTGTTGAAATTCATCCAGATTTTTGGCCTGTGCCATTTGTTGCGAGATCTCATTGATCATTTCAATTTCAGCTGATGACACCGCTCGTTTATTCATAAAACAACGGACTTCAGCGCGCGTACTTTTTTTAGAACCTGAATAAACAAAATAAAGATTGTCTTTAAAGAGATAATCTAGCTTTACCGATTCAACCGCTTCGCCTTTTGTATACAAAATAGGACCATCAGCCGACGCGCAGGCGATATCGAAACCAGAACCATTAAATATTTTTTCATTTAGCTGAAAAGGATCAACATCTGCCCACGAAGCCAGATTCGCAATTAAAGTGCTGCTGCTGCCTAATCCCCATTGGCTATCAAAATCAATCCTTGTCTGAATTTCCAGCCCACCACGGAGTTGAAAATTTGGATTCATTTGTTGCATTATTTGTAAGGTATCGCGCAAAATATCGGCTTTTTTGGCATCAGAGCTTTGAATGATTTCCAAATCCGGAAGTCGTAAATCGCAGGAAAACCACAAACCATCTGGTGTAAAAGCCTTCCAGTTTAATTCATTTTTTCTGTCGCTGGAACCAACAGTCATGCGTTGACCGTATTTCACTGGCAAAGCGATGGCTTTTGCTCCCTGAAGCACAAAGTACTCCGCAGTCAGCAATAATTTTCCGTGAGCATAATATGATTCCTGATTATCCGGCATGTGTCTTTAAAAAATTCTGCACATCGGAAAATGAAACTTCCCGACCTTCAAAATAAAGTCTGGCAGCCTGTTTTTGTTCATCAGAAACCTGCAAAGCATTCAATATATTACTTAAGTGCATCTTCATATGACCTTGTTGAATGCCTGTCGTCACCAAGGCCCGAACAGCAGACCAGTTAGATGCCAATCCTGAAATGGCAAGGTAAGACATGAGTTGTTTCGCTGATGGCTGCCCGAGAATTTGCATCGCCAGTTTAGCTAGCGGATGCAAACTGGTTACTCCACCAACAACTCCAACCGCCAATGGCAATTCCAAGCTAAACCAAAAGTTTCCGTCAGTTATTCCGGCATCGCTCAGCCCACGGTACTTCCCATATTTGGCAGCATAGGCATGACCTCCGGCTTCAATAGCGCGAAAATCATTTCCTGTAGCAATGGCAAGCGCATCAATGCCGTTAAAAATTCCTTTATTGTGAGTGACCGCTCTGGAAACATCATTCCGTGCAATGTGAACAGCCTGAACAAACTTCGAGGCAAATAATTGCGACTTTTCGGCATCCGCTTCCAACTTATTTACAGGACATTCAACCCAAACTTTCACACTGCTACCGGGAACGTAGTTCGACAGAATGGCCATAATAATTTCCAGTTCTTTTTCTCCCTCGGCAAACGCATCATTTTCGGCAACCCACTTCTTCAATGTCTTTCCAAATTGCTCCAGACACGAATTAATGAAGTTAGCCCCCATCGCATCACAGGTTTCAAACGAAACATCCAGCTGATAATAATTGGGAAGCACTTCCGGGAGATAGTTTAGCTCAACATCGGAAATTCCTCCCCCGCGCTTGGTCATTTTCTCAGTTAGAGGAGCGGACTCGACGAGAAGCGCCTGTTTGATTTCAGGGAAGAATTTATTCAATTTTTCATGATCGCCTTTCCACGAAAAATGAACCTGCCCTTTCTTTTCAGTTCCAATAATCTCGGTTCGAAAACCACCTCGTTGCGCCCAATATCCAGCCGCCTTTGCCAAGGCAGCCACCACCGAGCTTTCTTCGGTTACCAGCGGAAATGTCCTTAATTTTCCATCAACTAAAAAATTTGGAGCAACTGTAAATGGGAGGTGGTAATTAGACAATTGATTTTCACTCAGGTCTGCAATAATCTCCTGTGTTTTCTCATCAGCTAACTGAAAGGCATCAAGAAATTCTATCGTTTCCTGATCTAAATGACATTGATCAACCAACCACTGAATTTTATGCTTTCGATCTAATTTCGAGAAACCGCTGATGATTTTACGATCCATCATAATCGGGGTTTAACTTCAGGTATTGTTTGGCCAGTCGAAATGCTTTCAACTGATTACCAATGTACGTTTTCAGTTCGGGATAATCACCGGTAGCATGCTTTAGTACCGCCGATGCCATGCCATAAACAGCAGGTAGCTGACTTAAGGAAGTCAGGTGATAGCCATCCAGGTAATTTTTCAATCCACCTGAAATAATCAACTGACGGCAACCGGGCTCTCCAATTTCCTGCAACAAGCGATTGACGTCTTTTACCATTTGATGAGCTGACTGACCAACAAAGGCAAATGGCTGGAACATCTCCTGCTGTTCAGGATTCTCTCGCATCAATTCCAGGTTAGAAAAATTGGTGCCGCCATAAGCAGCAAATTCAATGGCAGCCAACGGAAGTTTCAATAGTCGTTTTAAACTTTCATCGCCCATCCCCTGCCCTACTTCTTTCACAATCAGTGGAATATAAATACGATCCATTAATCGTTCAATGGTTTCGATCGGAGCATGTTCAATCCGGTCTCCTTCGGGCTGAAACCACTCCTGCAACGGGTT
It encodes:
- a CDS encoding DUF4105 domain-containing protein, encoding MKRLLFVLILLFVVATPFKSKAFELSDEAEISVLTCGPSDLIHAIYGHTAVRVQDPQRLFDVVFNYGVFSFSQPNFVYRFAKGRTDYMLAPEKYADFYHGYKRNGRSIKAQVLNLTQKEKQQMLDFLIWNSKPENREYRYNFFYDNCATRVRDLVVNQIDANVAFQDEKGMGMTFREHANEYQKVLPWTNFGIHLTLGSPADKTASAYEEMFLPDYLMKHFAQAQIEQDGVSRPLVKETRIIYDSENENSTGFNLLSPVPVLSIALLLVLWISCSQYKTKKVNYLLDYVLLFVTGLMGLVALWLVTYSEHPAMHPNYNLWWAVPANLPFLFLWMVKKWRQSLKWYWKALAVWLILFCLFSFFIPQTFHVGFYLLTLMMLCRALLHSFLFLRAKRQV
- the ricT gene encoding regulatory iron-sulfur-containing complex subunit RicT, encoding MSELKNFKHMGCSGCSMNTDGDRPEMLGTYDWLKDLPDTTHLSDIVEVRFKGTHKEFYKNEDGLQLKIGEQVVVATTPGHDVGTISLVGRLAEKQFERKIRKPERYQWNKVYRKATSADKEKFETAKGREYAVMVRSRQIANELGLEMKIGDVEFRGDNAKAIFYYIAEGRVDFRELIRRYAREFHIKVEMKQIGARQEAGRVGGIGSCGRELCCSSWRTDFDSVTSDAAHQQGLSPNAEKMAGKCGKLKCCLMYELDTYLEAQEDFPNELLTLETEKGLARHFKTEILNKKIWYTMHETHSTKPIVLDLEDVKKIIQLNKRGKKPPIEKYLAIEEKVENEMSVGSVNPDLMDESKNRKRRKKKFSKRPHQNRRKNANTKS
- the mvaD gene encoding diphosphomevalonate decarboxylase; translated protein: MEEKEVYRASWECPSNIALVKYWGKKPAQLPVNPSLSFSLKNARTKTSVRMESAARRKVEFLFEGQPSSFAERVEKYLASMSLEHEWLNNFSFYIESKNTFPHSTGIASSASAFGALALCLVDLKQQANQRNFTEQQFFQKASRWARLGSGSACRSVFPSFALWGRFAGFADSTDCNAVAVQNRFHRDYRSLRDAVLLVDSSAKEVSSSAGHELMNQHDFKDARIVQANKNLKELLQVMKIGDHKRFFELIEKEALSLHAMMMTSDPSFILLHPNSLEIIRKIRQFRQQRGLSVGFTIDAGPNIHLIYFEKDKQAVHDFINSELLVHTQNKNWLDDCIGDGPIKLSDEEV
- a CDS encoding GYDIA family GHMP kinase; protein product: MPDNQESYYAHGKLLLTAEYFVLQGAKAIALPVKYGQRMTVGSSDRKNELNWKAFTPDGLWFSCDLRLPDLEIIQSSDAKKADILRDTLQIMQQMNPNFQLRGGLEIQTRIDFDSQWGLGSSSTLIANLASWADVDPFQLNEKIFNGSGFDIACASADGPILYTKGEAVESVKLDYLFKDNLYFVYSGSKKSTRAEVRCFMNKRAVSSAEIEMINEISQQMAQAKNLDEFQQLMVDHEQLVSGLLDIPTVKSTDFADFEGEIKSLGAWGGDFYLVATTMNESSVFQYFKAKGLHVIFPWKELVLNNR
- a CDS encoding hydroxymethylglutaryl-CoA reductase, which produces MMDRKIISGFSKLDRKHKIQWLVDQCHLDQETIEFLDAFQLADEKTQEIIADLSENQLSNYHLPFTVAPNFLVDGKLRTFPLVTEESSVVAALAKAAGYWAQRGGFRTEIIGTEKKGQVHFSWKGDHEKLNKFFPEIKQALLVESAPLTEKMTKRGGGISDVELNYLPEVLPNYYQLDVSFETCDAMGANFINSCLEQFGKTLKKWVAENDAFAEGEKELEIIMAILSNYVPGSSVKVWVECPVNKLEADAEKSQLFASKFVQAVHIARNDVSRAVTHNKGIFNGIDALAIATGNDFRAIEAGGHAYAAKYGKYRGLSDAGITDGNFWFSLELPLAVGVVGGVTSLHPLAKLAMQILGQPSAKQLMSYLAISGLASNWSAVRALVTTGIQQGHMKMHLSNILNALQVSDEQKQAARLYFEGREVSFSDVQNFLKTHAG
- a CDS encoding isopentenyl-diphosphate delta-isomerase, whose amino-acid sequence is MTKDRKLDHIQLAFDSQTDFAEQDKRFIYEPMLAGHPKEEDDSFLFLGKMVRAPFWVSSMTGGTGVAEKINKNIAQACREFGFGMGLGSCRKILFDKTQWADFDMRETIGPDQPLWANLGIAQIEKLLKDKNEKAIVDLVGELRADGLIVHVNPLQEWFQPEGDRIEHAPIETIERLMDRIYIPLIVKEVGQGMGDESLKRLLKLPLAAIEFAAYGGTNFSNLELMRENPEQQEMFQPFAFVGQSAHQMVKDVNRLLQEIGEPGCRQLIISGGLKNYLDGYHLTSLSQLPAVYGMASAVLKHATGDYPELKTYIGNQLKAFRLAKQYLKLNPDYDGS